From a region of the Ignisphaera sp. genome:
- the cdhA gene encoding CO dehydrogenase/acetyl-CoA synthase complex subunit alpha — MSIPYRNFRLKIDEITTPAGNIKGLDISIGYIIEEWEEPPGPTPFPSIATLRSWDHKLLNRYKPLYLPYCDLCCLCTYGRCDLSRDKRGSCGLNLSEQQSRLVTLVCAIGASTHASHARELLEKIKSKYGDNMPIDLGGEVYVEMPITRLVTGVRPRTIKDLEIVLDYIERQIVQTLASVHTGQEGSWIDYESKVLHLGMLDHVALEVADVIQIISLGMPKADPNAPLVDLGIGSIDITKPVILVIGHNVLPSAAIVDYLEAMGIRDKVEVCGLCCTAHDITRYEKRRAKIVGPISWQLRFIRTGIPDVVVIDEQCIYTNILEEIKKIGAILIATTDKAMRGLPDRTYADPDSVVDELVNGKIPGAVILDEEKVAQIAVKTALKIAPMRAKYKWSLLNEKEIVEYAKKCSMCRNCERNCPQNLQISSAMVLASKGDITKLSSLYTLCLACRRCEYECPREIPILSLILASTKEIANERYRCRIGRGPIQDTEIRAVGRDIVLGTIPGVVAFVGCANWSEGAQDVALMAREFASRRYIVVASGCSAMAIAMYKNDEGRTPYEEFSGVFEAGGIVNVGSCVANSHIAGAVIKIANIFAKLPLRANYIEIADYILNRVGAVGIAWGAMSQKAAAIAAGFWRLGVPVIVGPHGLKYRRMLLGDDNEDSWYVYDAITGEKVYGGPAPQHLFYAAETFEEAMIMAPKLCIRPADTPQGRAIKLTNYISLYKQFYGVNKLPKDIHMFIRTEADIPITYRDEVLTYLKEVGWKEKPVTANPTLVEDVIEKYRLRKEGAKL, encoded by the coding sequence ATGAGTATTCCTTATAGAAATTTTCGGTTAAAGATTGATGAAATTACAACACCCGCAGGAAATATAAAGGGGCTTGATATCAGTATAGGATATATTATTGAAGAATGGGAAGAACCACCCGGACCTACACCCTTTCCTTCAATAGCGACCTTAAGATCTTGGGATCATAAACTATTAAATAGATATAAACCTCTCTATCTTCCATATTGTGATTTGTGTTGCCTCTGTACTTATGGAAGATGTGATCTATCTAGAGATAAGAGGGGATCTTGTGGATTAAATTTATCTGAACAACAGTCGAGATTAGTAACACTTGTATGTGCTATTGGTGCTTCAACACATGCAAGTCATGCTAGAGAGCTTCTTGAGAAAATTAAATCTAAATACGGTGATAACATGCCTATTGACTTAGGTGGTGAAGTTTATGTTGAAATGCCTATAACTAGGTTAGTAACAGGTGTTAGGCCTAGAACTATTAAAGATCTCGAAATAGTCTTAGATTATATTGAGAGACAGATAGTGCAAACATTAGCAAGTGTTCATACTGGTCAAGAAGGGAGTTGGATTGATTATGAATCTAAAGTACTTCATTTAGGAATGCTAGATCATGTTGCTTTAGAAGTTGCTGATGTTATTCAGATAATTTCGTTGGGTATGCCTAAAGCTGATCCTAATGCTCCTCTTGTTGATTTAGGTATAGGCTCAATAGATATAACGAAGCCTGTAATTTTGGTTATAGGACATAATGTTCTACCTTCAGCAGCTATAGTTGACTACTTAGAGGCTATGGGTATAAGAGATAAAGTAGAGGTGTGTGGATTATGTTGTACAGCTCATGACATAACTAGATATGAAAAGAGACGTGCAAAAATTGTAGGCCCTATATCATGGCAACTGAGGTTTATTAGAACAGGGATACCAGATGTTGTTGTAATTGATGAACAGTGTATATACACGAATATTCTTGAAGAGATCAAAAAGATAGGTGCCATCCTAATAGCTACAACAGATAAAGCTATGAGAGGTCTTCCTGATAGAACTTATGCTGATCCTGACTCTGTTGTTGATGAACTTGTAAATGGAAAAATTCCTGGTGCTGTAATCCTTGATGAAGAGAAGGTAGCTCAAATAGCGGTTAAGACTGCCTTGAAGATAGCTCCTATGAGAGCTAAGTATAAATGGAGTTTATTGAATGAAAAAGAGATTGTTGAATATGCTAAGAAATGTTCTATGTGTAGAAATTGTGAAAGAAACTGTCCACAGAACCTTCAAATATCATCAGCTATGGTATTAGCATCCAAGGGAGATATAACAAAATTATCATCTCTATACACTCTATGTCTTGCTTGTAGGAGATGTGAATATGAGTGTCCCAGAGAAATACCTATTCTGTCACTTATTCTGGCATCAACAAAAGAGATTGCAAATGAAAGATATAGATGTAGAATTGGTAGAGGACCTATACAAGATACAGAAATAAGAGCTGTTGGTAGAGACATTGTTTTAGGTACAATACCAGGTGTTGTAGCTTTTGTTGGATGTGCCAATTGGTCTGAAGGTGCTCAAGATGTTGCACTAATGGCTAGAGAATTCGCATCTAGAAGATACATTGTTGTTGCCTCTGGTTGTTCAGCAATGGCTATAGCTATGTATAAAAACGATGAAGGTAGAACACCATATGAAGAATTTTCAGGTGTTTTTGAGGCTGGAGGTATTGTTAATGTTGGTTCATGTGTAGCAAATTCCCACATAGCTGGAGCGGTCATAAAGATTGCCAACATATTTGCGAAATTGCCCTTACGAGCAAACTATATTGAAATAGCTGACTATATACTGAATAGAGTTGGTGCAGTGGGTATTGCATGGGGTGCTATGAGCCAAAAAGCGGCTGCTATAGCGGCAGGATTTTGGCGTCTAGGTGTACCCGTAATTGTGGGACCTCATGGATTAAAATACCGAAGAATGCTTTTAGGTGATGATAATGAAGATAGTTGGTATGTCTATGATGCTATCACTGGTGAGAAAGTCTATGGAGGACCAGCACCACAACATCTATTCTATGCAGCTGAAACATTTGAGGAAGCCATGATAATGGCACCTAAACTATGCATAAGGCCTGCCGACACTCCACAAGGTAGGGCTATAAAGTTGACTAACTATATATCTCTATACAAACAATTCTATGGAGTTAATAAGCTACCAAAAGACATACACATGTTCATAAGAACAGAGGCCGATATACCTATAACCTATAGAGATGAAGTATTGACATATCTTAAAGAAGTTGGTTGGAAAGAAAAACCTGTTACTGCAAATCCGACACTTGTTGAAGATGTTATAGAGAAGTATAGATTAAGAAAGGAAGGCGCAAAACTATAG
- the cdhD gene encoding CO dehydrogenase/acetyl-CoA synthase subunit delta, with protein MSNNIKISKNEDNDKVKNQAEIIGLLTKIVEALEKGIVELYNIELQFDEITLQVPETSLETLPIPIALIPQKVLESPKPEVQGAVAVAKITETIGRKILEIVRIPFEEPKPKFSGKVLEVKIGATKSDGGTRDNVIVLGGHEVPPYFYLQGYKPPHMPAFGGDIFDMRISLPKAVKQVFGDALDNPMEWARIWVKKFGAEAIDVHLISTDPTVKDVSPEVSAKILEEILQTVKVPIVAGGSGNPEKDIIVFNKIVEIFPNEGLVLNSLNLDMDLEKVCPNIAKTNAVVINFSPMSVEKAEEINRKVYTWIPRNRIILDLNIGGIGYGTEYGFTTMERARLAALIGNELLQHPFNVGAANAWGAREAWISMDPYWGPKEIRGPLWETLTCIICLLAGADYFMILHPLTMRVLKSIREYLFSEPKPRDPEKTLNWLSAKIPVV; from the coding sequence ATGAGTAACAATATAAAGATATCTAAGAACGAGGATAATGATAAAGTTAAGAATCAGGCAGAAATCATAGGTTTATTAACAAAAATTGTAGAAGCACTTGAGAAAGGAATTGTGGAGCTCTACAACATTGAGCTACAATTTGATGAAATTACACTTCAAGTACCAGAAACATCACTAGAGACACTCCCAATACCTATAGCACTTATACCTCAGAAGGTACTAGAATCACCCAAACCAGAGGTACAAGGTGCTGTTGCTGTAGCTAAGATTACTGAAACCATTGGTAGAAAAATTCTTGAGATAGTACGTATTCCTTTTGAAGAGCCTAAACCAAAATTCAGTGGAAAAGTTTTAGAAGTGAAGATAGGTGCCACAAAAAGTGATGGAGGTACTAGAGATAATGTTATAGTTCTAGGTGGTCATGAAGTGCCTCCTTACTTCTATCTACAAGGATATAAACCTCCACATATGCCAGCTTTTGGTGGAGACATATTTGATATGAGGATAAGTTTACCTAAAGCTGTTAAGCAAGTATTTGGTGACGCTCTTGACAATCCTATGGAATGGGCTAGGATATGGGTAAAGAAATTTGGTGCTGAAGCAATAGATGTACACTTAATTAGTACAGATCCTACAGTAAAGGATGTATCTCCAGAGGTTAGTGCAAAGATTTTAGAAGAGATTCTTCAAACAGTTAAGGTGCCTATTGTTGCTGGTGGAAGTGGCAATCCTGAAAAAGACATCATTGTTTTCAATAAAATAGTTGAAATATTTCCTAATGAGGGCTTGGTTTTAAATAGTCTAAATCTAGACATGGATCTAGAGAAAGTATGTCCAAATATAGCCAAAACAAATGCTGTAGTGATAAATTTCTCACCGATGAGTGTCGAAAAAGCTGAAGAAATAAACAGAAAAGTTTATACATGGATCCCAAGAAACAGAATCATTCTTGATCTTAATATAGGTGGTATAGGTTATGGCACAGAGTATGGATTTACAACAATGGAAAGGGCTCGCCTAGCTGCACTTATAGGTAACGAACTTCTGCAACATCCATTCAATGTTGGTGCAGCTAATGCTTGGGGGGCTAGAGAGGCATGGATAAGCATGGATCCTTACTGGGGACCTAAAGAAATTAGAGGGCCTTTATGGGAGACGTTAACGTGTATTATATGCCTATTAGCAGGAGCCGATTACTTTATGATACTACATCCACTTACTATGAGAGTCTTGAAATCAATTCGTGAATACTTATTCTCAGAACCAAAGCCCAGGGATCCTGAAAAAACACTTAATTGGTTATCAGCCAAGATACCGGTGGTATAG
- the acsC gene encoding acetyl-CoA decarbonylase/synthase complex subunit gamma, with the protein MPWQPPTPIQIYQLLPKTNCGKCGELNCMAFAVKLVNFETLLEQCPPLFEDSRYKEDLQKLRMMLSPPVKEIVLKSPKKTVKIGGEYVLHRHELRYINPTAIAIDVDDSMDRDIILQRIEKIEKFEYEYVGQRLRLDLIAIRSVSNDYKQYAKTVQLVAENTTYPLILCSVNPSIIEAGLNVLPQEHRPLIYAATKDNWREMAEIARRFDVPLAVSSPGDLEMLVSIAKTLSEELGVNDLALDPGTFIGVGGLSYTIKAYTWLRYKAVQDLWKYAGYPLISTPISVWSLDEGDIMDKMWWEAILGTMLMTRYADLLIMHSIEGWVLLPLVIWRFQLYTDPRKPVAVPSGVREVGKPNEFSPVIVTSNYALTYSIVLSDLEKAKINAWLVVIDTEGLAVDVAVAGRKFTGEKVAEVIRASNLDKKIKHKILIIPGKAARVSGDIEDSTGWRVIVGPMDSSELGKFIEKEFTESKIQELST; encoded by the coding sequence ATGCCTTGGCAACCACCAACACCTATTCAGATCTATCAGTTGTTGCCTAAAACGAACTGTGGAAAGTGTGGAGAGCTGAATTGTATGGCTTTTGCTGTTAAACTTGTTAACTTCGAAACACTACTAGAGCAATGTCCACCTTTATTTGAGGACAGTAGATATAAAGAGGATCTTCAGAAGCTGAGGATGATGCTTTCTCCACCAGTTAAGGAGATTGTGTTAAAAAGTCCTAAGAAGACTGTAAAGATAGGTGGTGAATATGTTCTTCATAGGCATGAGCTAAGGTATATAAATCCCACCGCTATAGCTATAGATGTAGATGATTCTATGGATAGAGATATTATACTTCAAAGAATTGAAAAAATTGAGAAGTTCGAGTACGAATATGTTGGACAGAGACTTCGTCTTGATCTTATAGCAATAAGATCTGTATCAAATGACTATAAACAGTATGCGAAGACAGTTCAATTAGTTGCTGAAAATACCACATATCCATTAATTCTATGTTCTGTTAATCCATCTATTATAGAGGCAGGACTAAATGTATTGCCTCAAGAACATAGGCCATTGATATACGCTGCAACAAAAGATAACTGGAGAGAAATGGCAGAAATTGCGAGAAGATTCGATGTACCTCTTGCTGTATCGAGTCCTGGAGATCTAGAAATGCTAGTCTCCATAGCTAAAACACTTAGTGAAGAACTTGGTGTAAACGATCTAGCTCTAGATCCTGGAACATTCATAGGAGTGGGAGGATTATCGTATACAATTAAAGCATATACATGGCTAAGATATAAAGCAGTACAAGATCTATGGAAGTATGCTGGATATCCACTCATAAGTACACCTATATCTGTTTGGAGCTTAGATGAAGGCGATATTATGGATAAGATGTGGTGGGAAGCAATACTAGGAACTATGTTGATGACTAGATATGCAGATCTTTTGATTATGCATTCAATAGAAGGTTGGGTACTATTACCATTAGTTATATGGAGATTCCAACTATATACAGATCCAAGAAAGCCTGTAGCTGTTCCATCAGGTGTTAGAGAAGTAGGTAAGCCTAATGAATTCTCTCCTGTTATCGTTACATCAAATTACGCTCTTACCTACAGTATTGTTCTGAGTGATTTAGAAAAGGCTAAGATTAATGCTTGGCTTGTTGTTATAGATACTGAAGGGCTTGCCGTTGATGTAGCTGTAGCAGGTAGAAAATTCACAGGTGAAAAAGTAGCTGAAGTGATAAGAGCCTCTAATCTCGATAAAAAGATTAAACACAAGATACTAATTATACCTGGTAAAGCTGCTAGAGTTTCTGGAGACATAGAAGATTCAACTGGATGGCGAGTAATTGTAGGACCCATGGATTCTAGTGAGCTAGGCAAGTTTATTGAAAAAGAATTCACAGAAAGCAAAATACAGGAGCTTTCAACTTAA
- a CDS encoding carbon monoxide dehydrogenase beta subunit family protein encodes MALEYWLKGDIPPGPIRATVLTDIGKVVDIIKRSRHSAVMFIGSNIRTIEKILNADIVKIITEISKIIGIPIITSDALVVRRLDEAGFTNYKIAFPLELVQKLSRREFNYQLVVLIGTRYTYGWLLLNHLKHYRADIQTLSIDPYAQPNATWTLPSLPLQLWFKNLLQMIEILKSSTT; translated from the coding sequence ATGGCTCTTGAGTATTGGTTGAAAGGAGATATACCTCCAGGACCCATAAGAGCTACTGTTCTTACAGACATCGGCAAGGTTGTCGATATTATTAAGAGGTCTAGACATTCTGCAGTTATGTTTATTGGATCAAATATAAGAACCATTGAGAAAATACTTAATGCAGATATCGTTAAAATAATAACAGAAATATCAAAAATTATTGGTATTCCAATAATAACATCAGATGCCTTAGTTGTCCGTAGACTTGATGAAGCAGGTTTTACTAACTATAAAATAGCGTTTCCTCTAGAATTAGTACAAAAGTTGTCTCGAAGAGAATTTAATTATCAATTAGTTGTATTGATTGGAACTAGATACACATATGGATGGTTATTACTCAACCATCTGAAACATTATAGAGCAGATATACAAACACTATCCATTGATCCATATGCTCAACCAAATGCTACATGGACCCTGCCATCATTACCGCTTCAACTATGGTTTAAGAACTTGTTACAGATGATAGAAATACTTAAATCTTCAACAACGTAG
- a CDS encoding ASKHA domain-containing protein, whose translation MTKENYAKVIFPQYNVAATVTKGITILEIAQKLGIGIRSVCGGKGFCGKCKVLIKGKVDHRLTDKTLISEEEQAKGYVLACLAKIIEDVEVFVPPESQFRKAKLLSSVLLPKLIVNPIISRSIISEYTDIVKLATFYKFDEELRKKAESLLDINGKAIVIINPIHNVVIDVKTEDHIYGIAVDIGTTKVVVALIDIAQGKVIDVESEFNKQIMYGEDLVSRISYAIDKEGLRELKTTVIETINGLIDSLCKKHKIDNRELYHISVAGNTVMTYLFVGLDPYPLIRSFKTPVKIDPKPYILKASDLELNTNRDAIVYVLPCSGRFLGGDVIGDIVTAGLHLIDEPALLIDIGTNTEVVIGCKNWFLATTAPAGPAFEGWGLKCGVRAIQGAIESVQIDPQTLKARYSVIGNVKPIGICGSGYIDLVAQLFIHGVIDRQGKFYKDIESPYIRKGSDGYEYIVVSGDESATGRDIVITEKDIYNIIDAKSSVCAAIAILLKRMYLDVYKITRVFICGAFGRYLNIDSAVAIGMIPEFLKAEVIYIGNGSLGGAIMTTVSREYINYVEKVAKNIATIELMLDPNFMEEYESGFILPGKQELFPTWWKKSLGIKPWKLEK comes from the coding sequence ATAACTAAAGAGAATTATGCTAAAGTAATATTTCCACAATACAATGTAGCTGCAACTGTAACTAAAGGAATAACGATATTAGAGATAGCCCAAAAATTGGGTATAGGCATCAGAAGTGTTTGCGGTGGTAAAGGATTTTGCGGTAAATGCAAGGTTCTTATAAAGGGAAAAGTAGATCACAGGCTAACCGACAAAACATTGATTTCTGAAGAAGAGCAGGCCAAGGGATACGTCTTAGCTTGTTTAGCTAAAATCATAGAAGATGTAGAAGTATTTGTGCCTCCTGAAAGTCAGTTTAGAAAAGCTAAGCTTCTTTCATCTGTATTGTTACCTAAACTAATCGTGAACCCCATCATATCTAGATCAATCATATCTGAATATACAGATATCGTTAAACTTGCAACATTTTACAAATTTGACGAAGAACTAAGAAAGAAAGCAGAATCATTACTAGACATCAATGGCAAGGCCATTGTCATCATCAACCCCATACATAATGTTGTTATAGATGTTAAAACAGAAGACCATATTTACGGTATAGCTGTAGATATAGGTACAACAAAAGTTGTTGTAGCGCTAATAGATATAGCTCAGGGAAAGGTTATCGACGTAGAATCAGAATTCAATAAACAGATTATGTATGGAGAAGACCTTGTATCACGAATATCGTATGCTATTGATAAGGAGGGTTTGAGAGAACTCAAAACAACCGTTATAGAGACTATAAACGGACTAATAGATAGTTTATGCAAGAAACACAAGATAGATAATAGAGAACTCTACCACATTTCAGTAGCAGGAAATACTGTCATGACCTACCTTTTTGTGGGTTTAGATCCATACCCATTAATACGCTCTTTTAAAACCCCAGTTAAAATAGACCCTAAACCATATATATTAAAGGCCTCAGATCTCGAGCTGAATACCAATAGAGATGCTATTGTTTATGTTCTACCATGTAGCGGTAGATTCTTAGGAGGAGATGTTATCGGTGATATTGTTACTGCAGGTCTTCATCTAATTGATGAACCAGCACTTTTAATTGATATTGGGACTAATACTGAGGTTGTTATAGGGTGTAAGAACTGGTTCTTAGCAACAACAGCACCAGCTGGACCTGCATTTGAAGGATGGGGATTGAAATGCGGTGTTAGAGCAATTCAGGGAGCTATCGAGAGTGTACAAATAGATCCACAAACATTAAAAGCAAGATACTCAGTCATAGGAAACGTGAAACCTATAGGTATATGTGGTTCAGGATATATAGATCTAGTTGCACAACTTTTCATACATGGCGTTATAGATCGACAAGGTAAGTTCTATAAAGATATAGAATCACCGTATATCAGAAAGGGTAGTGATGGTTATGAATACATTGTGGTTAGTGGTGATGAATCTGCTACCGGAAGAGATATAGTCATTACGGAGAAAGATATATACAATATTATAGATGCAAAATCCTCTGTATGCGCAGCTATAGCAATATTGTTGAAAAGAATGTACCTAGATGTATATAAGATTACCCGTGTCTTCATATGTGGCGCTTTTGGAAGATACCTCAATATTGATAGTGCTGTAGCCATAGGCATGATACCTGAATTTCTTAAAGCAGAAGTAATCTATATAGGTAATGGATCTCTAGGTGGAGCAATAATGACAACTGTATCTAGAGAGTACATTAATTATGTTGAAAAAGTAGCAAAAAATATTGCTACGATAGAGCTCATGCTTGATCCCAACTTTATGGAAGAATATGAATCAGGATTCATACTTCCTGGAAAACAAGAACTTTTTCCAACATGGTGGAAAAAGAGTTTAGGAATAAAACCTTGGAAACTAGAGAAATAA
- a CDS encoding AAA family ATPase, producing the protein MRRPFIASISGKGGTGKTTLTALLLKVLIDNATDDTILVVDADPATNLPEVLGVNINKTIGDIVEEFRKKSNNISDLGFEKSSLLQYWILRDSLTETPHFDLIAMGRGEGEGCYCYVNSILTRILVELMKNYSVVLMDMEAGLEHLSRRVDRYVNTLIVVVDPSIMSIKTAERIITIAKEVNIKPEKLFLVGNRMSENTVREVARYASQLGYEYAGTIPNDDVIYTYNLEGKSLLTLPQNTKAIQATRIIAKNIGLID; encoded by the coding sequence ATGCGTAGACCCTTCATAGCATCAATCTCAGGTAAAGGAGGAACTGGAAAAACTACTCTAACAGCACTTCTACTTAAGGTGTTAATAGATAACGCTACAGACGACACAATACTCGTAGTAGATGCAGATCCTGCTACAAACTTGCCCGAGGTTCTTGGCGTTAATATCAACAAAACTATTGGTGATATTGTTGAAGAATTTAGAAAGAAAAGCAATAACATATCTGATTTGGGTTTCGAAAAATCATCTCTACTCCAATATTGGATACTTAGAGATTCACTAACTGAAACACCCCACTTTGACTTAATAGCTATGGGTAGAGGTGAAGGAGAAGGCTGTTATTGTTATGTTAATTCAATTCTTACAAGAATCCTTGTAGAGTTAATGAAGAATTATAGTGTTGTCTTAATGGATATGGAAGCTGGTTTAGAACATCTAAGTAGAAGAGTTGATAGATATGTTAATACCCTCATAGTTGTTGTAGATCCTTCCATTATGAGTATAAAAACTGCTGAAAGAATTATAACGATAGCAAAAGAGGTAAACATAAAGCCTGAAAAACTCTTTCTTGTTGGTAATAGAATGTCCGAAAATACGGTCCGTGAGGTAGCAAGGTATGCCTCTCAGTTGGGTTATGAATATGCAGGAACAATACCTAATGATGATGTCATATACACTTATAACCTAGAGGGGAAATCTCTATTGACGCTTCCTCAGAATACCAAAGCTATCCAGGCCACAAGAATTATCGCTAAAAACATAGGTCTCATAGATTAA
- the cdhC gene encoding CO dehydrogenase/CO-methylating acetyl-CoA synthase complex subunit beta has translation MSIEIRELKIIDRIELPKDVPIKLYRVPPPPPKGVFTDIPVDVGPQYEGQRVRANDMYVELGGPKVPHKFELFLVRKIDEINDGEIVIVGPDLNEMVEGGRYPYAVIIEASGKGLEPEGEGVLERRIHEFSNYIQGYMHLNQRYDIWLRVSKKSYQKGLNSFRYIGTALYRLFKSAFPIIDKMRLIFVTDAKVVELLHPQALKVYEERDRRALGLKDEDVDTFYACKLCQSFAPTHACIITPERPSACGAISWLDARVAAQIDPKGPIQPVAKGKLLDPIAGEYEGVNEAIKKLSNGTIQRIRLYSLFEAPPTICGCFEIATFYIPELDAVGLVHRGFNGTTPIGLRFSQIADAVGGGKQVPGFQGIGMLYLKSKKLFQADGGWTRIVWMPLDLKEKVLDAIPIELRDKIATEKDANSIDELKKFLLEKAHPIMKKIIKTEEKKIEEVPKKIEEKVETKVAEHGVTPVALPQPQVVAPATSTVQTITVPAPGGITVSVTIPMPSVESKGPKIVVNLKGVRIRIEKVVIKREGVEHK, from the coding sequence ATGAGTATTGAAATTCGTGAATTAAAAATTATTGATAGAATAGAATTGCCAAAAGATGTACCAATAAAGTTATATAGAGTTCCTCCACCGCCACCAAAAGGTGTATTCACAGACATTCCTGTCGATGTAGGTCCTCAGTATGAGGGTCAGAGAGTTAGGGCAAATGATATGTACGTAGAACTTGGAGGTCCTAAAGTTCCACATAAGTTTGAGTTATTTCTTGTTAGAAAGATTGATGAAATAAATGATGGAGAAATAGTCATTGTGGGTCCTGATCTAAACGAAATGGTTGAAGGAGGAAGGTATCCTTATGCTGTTATAATAGAGGCATCGGGTAAAGGACTTGAGCCAGAGGGGGAAGGAGTTCTAGAGAGACGTATACATGAATTTAGCAATTATATACAGGGATACATGCACTTAAATCAAAGATATGATATTTGGCTTAGGGTTAGCAAGAAATCTTACCAAAAAGGATTGAACTCTTTTAGATACATAGGTACGGCTCTCTATAGATTATTTAAATCAGCATTCCCTATAATAGATAAAATGAGGTTAATATTTGTAACTGATGCCAAGGTTGTTGAATTACTTCATCCACAAGCGCTTAAAGTATATGAAGAGAGAGATAGAAGAGCTCTTGGACTAAAAGATGAAGATGTAGATACGTTTTATGCCTGTAAATTATGTCAATCTTTTGCACCAACACATGCATGCATAATTACACCTGAAAGACCATCAGCTTGTGGAGCTATCTCATGGCTAGATGCTAGAGTTGCCGCTCAAATAGATCCTAAAGGACCTATTCAACCTGTTGCCAAAGGTAAGTTACTAGATCCTATCGCTGGTGAGTATGAAGGTGTAAATGAAGCTATAAAGAAGTTATCAAATGGCACCATACAAAGAATCCGACTCTACTCTCTATTTGAGGCGCCACCTACAATCTGTGGATGTTTCGAAATAGCTACATTCTATATTCCAGAACTAGATGCGGTGGGGCTTGTACATAGAGGTTTTAATGGTACAACACCTATTGGTTTAAGGTTCAGCCAGATAGCTGATGCTGTTGGTGGTGGTAAGCAGGTACCTGGTTTCCAAGGCATAGGCATGCTCTATCTAAAGAGTAAGAAGCTGTTTCAAGCTGATGGTGGATGGACAAGAATAGTTTGGATGCCTCTAGATCTAAAAGAAAAAGTTTTAGATGCTATACCCATAGAGCTCAGAGATAAGATTGCAACAGAAAAAGATGCTAATAGCATTGATGAATTAAAGAAATTCTTACTGGAAAAAGCTCATCCAATAATGAAGAAGATAATTAAAACTGAAGAAAAGAAAATTGAAGAAGTTCCTAAAAAGATTGAGGAAAAAGTAGAAACAAAGGTAGCAGAACATGGTGTTACACCGGTTGCTTTACCCCAACCTCAGGTAGTGGCTCCAGCTACATCGACAGTACAGACAATAACAGTACCTGCACCAGGAGGTATAACGGTTTCAGTCACCATACCTATGCCTTCGGTAGAATCCAAAGGACCAAAGATAGTCGTTAACCTTAAGGGTGTACGAATTAGAATTGAAAAAGTTGTTATAAAGAGAGAGGGAGTGGAACACAAATGA
- a CDS encoding AAA family ATPase, with translation MKIAVVGKGGVGKTTIVAGLARFIGREGYNVIAIDADPSLNLAVSVGIPHDIAEKAPILFNEEEFIRSRTILSNNIYIMNPKVDDVVEKFGIKGPDNVTVIKFGEVRKAGSRCLCPEYAFLRALLSHLILGRKDVVILDMVAGLEPLSRGTIKNIDLMLCVVEPSIKAIDVALKMEKFANEIGIKKIEIVANKIKKEEDIINIEKNLQKKLFHYIPYDESVIEADTYGISLIDFKPSSPAVRALEQLKKKILMYLGKNLYRDVT, from the coding sequence ATGAAAATAGCTGTTGTAGGAAAAGGTGGTGTAGGAAAAACAACAATAGTTGCAGGTCTTGCAAGATTTATAGGTAGAGAAGGTTACAATGTTATAGCTATTGATGCAGATCCAAGTCTAAACCTAGCCGTATCTGTAGGTATTCCACATGATATAGCCGAAAAAGCACCTATACTATTTAATGAAGAAGAATTCATACGTTCTCGAACAATTCTATCTAATAATATCTATATAATGAATCCAAAAGTTGATGACGTAGTAGAGAAATTTGGTATCAAAGGTCCAGATAATGTAACCGTAATAAAATTTGGTGAAGTTAGGAAAGCAGGATCTAGATGCCTCTGCCCTGAATACGCATTCTTAAGAGCTCTTCTATCCCATCTAATTTTAGGTAGAAAAGACGTAGTTATTCTCGATATGGTTGCAGGATTAGAACCCTTGAGTAGAGGAACTATAAAGAACATAGACTTGATGTTATGTGTTGTAGAGCCTTCCATAAAAGCTATTGATGTTGCTCTAAAAATGGAAAAATTTGCTAATGAAATAGGTATTAAAAAAATTGAGATTGTTGCAAACAAAATTAAGAAAGAGGAAGATATTATAAACATTGAGAAGAACTTACAAAAGAAGTTGTTCCACTATATACCATATGACGAATCTGTGATTGAAGCTGACACCTACGGGATCTCCTTAATAGATTTTAAGCCATCATCACCTGCTGTTAGAGCATTAGAACAGTTAAAGAAAAAAATACTAATGTATCTTGGCAAAAATCTATATAGAGATGTAACTTGA